The window AAATATGGTTCGGACATGTTTAACTTTCAGCATTCGCAACCGGTGCAGTCTAAACCCGTAGACTACAACAGCCGCGACAGGCTCACAAGTCGCTGCTAGATGCTCGATGGTCGATACTGGATGCTAACCAGATTATCCAGTATCGAACTTCCGCCCTGACGCCATGAGTACGATCGACTTACTCCTCGAGCAATCCGGCCTGTCGATGAAAGACCTTGCCGACAAAGCCGGACTTTCGCTGGAACGCGTCGCAGCCATTGTCGACGGCCGCTGGACTCCTAGCCCCGTCGAGCGCGAACGCATTGCCGCTGCGCTCGATTGTACGATCGACTCCATTAGTTGGGGGCACACGATGAATCCCCGCAACGTCCGCTATCATCGCTTTGGCCTCAAAGAGAATTTCTAGCGAGACCACTGTGTGCTGACGGCCTGAACGTCACTCAGGCCTGATTCGTTGCGTATTCGAGCTTCGAGCTGCCTACGGCTTCGTCGAAACTCGATCACAACCATTCGCGATCAAACAAATTCGTATTCCGATCAATCATTGGGAATGATTTCGCCGCCATTGCGCGAAGCCAACGCGAGCAGAATTGCGCGATCGATTGTTTCCGAAAGAAATTGCGCCGACCCGTCACACAGCAGCACTTGCGCGCCTGCTGGATGACCAGAATA is drawn from Pirellulales bacterium and contains these coding sequences:
- a CDS encoding helix-turn-helix transcriptional regulator, which produces MSTIDLLLEQSGLSMKDLADKAGLSLERVAAIVDGRWTPSPVERERIAAALDCTIDSISWGHTMNPRNVRYHRFGLKENF